From the genome of bacterium CG_4_10_14_0_2_um_filter_33_32:
GGCAGAGTTATTGATACTCAAGAAACAGATAACCTTCCTGAAGCGCCGGATAACGGAAGATGCAGAAGATGCTTAGCTTATTGCAAAAAGAATTATTGTATTTTTGAAGCATTACAAAACTCCACCACAAAAAAAAATCAAAAAAAAGTAATACCTTTATCAGAAAAATTAATATTTGCCAGCGATAGCGTTGGAGAAATTAATAATATCATTTCCGTTAAACAAAGAGTGCAACAATTAAAACAAGAACTCGAGAGGGCTTAATTATTCAACAAAAAAATCGCCCTCTTTTTTATTGCATATTAAAAAATTTATTTACCGTATATTAAAATAATAAAAAAACCGAGAGGTAATTTGTTGTAATAAACCTCTCGGTATAAAGTATTAATTCTAATTTTTGTATTTTTTTACAAGAACACTCGCATTATGACCACCAAAACCGAACGAATTAGTCATTGTGTAAATAATTTTTCTTTCTGCTTCTATTGCAGTATTTGGAATATGTCTTACTCCTTCACATCTGGGATCAATATTATCCAGATTTATCGTTGGAGGAATAACATTTGTTTCTAAAACTTTAACACATAAAGCAAGTTCTAATGCACCAGCAGCACCTAATAAATGACCTGTACAAGATTTCGTCGATGATACATATAGATTTTGGGCATGATGTTCAAAAACTCTCTTAATCGCTTTAATCTCTGCAACATCACCTAAATCCGTTGAGGTGCCGTGAGTATTTATATACCCAACTTGTTTAGGATTTATATCCGCCATAGTAATCGCATTTTGCATAGCCGCAGCCGCACCTAATCCTTCGGGATGGGGCTCAGTTAGATTATGAGCATCTCCTGTTTCTCCAACACCAACAATTTCTGTAAGAATTGGGATACCTAATCTTTCGGCAGCTTCAATTGCTACTAAAAATAATGCTTCTGCACCTTCGCTCATAACAAACCCGTTTCTGTCTATATCAAATGGTCTTGATGCTTTTTCGGGCTCATCATTCCTAAAGGAAAGTGCTCCTGCGTTACTAAACGCAGCGATACCCTCTGGACCTATTGAAGCCTCTGACCCTACAACTATACATGCATCAATTCTACCAAGAACAATCTTATCGTAAGCTGCTATTGTGGCATGAAGAGATGAAGCACATGCAGTTACTGTAGCAAGATTGGGACCTGTAACCTTAAAAATATCAGACACCACAAAACTAAGTGTGTTAATTATACCGGCAGGAACATGAAATGGACCTACTCTATTAGGACCTCTGGTATGAAGAACGTCGATACCCTCTTCTTTGGAAATAATTCCGCCTGTACCCGACCCAGCAATTACACCAACTCTTTCAGGTTTAAATAGATTAATTATATCCTTATTGAGCTGTTTGAGTGGAGGGATAGCTAAATGACAAAATCTATCTAGTCTTCTAATATCCTTAGGTCCAAGAATACCTGGAACTTCAATTATAGCTAAACTTTCACGATCTTTGATATCTATTTTGATAGGAACATTTTTTACTTGACCGGCAATTTGACACTTAAAATCATCGACAGCATAAGGAACTCTCGTTAATTGAGGGCTGCCGTCCTCACATAAAACAACGGGGCCGTTCATATTGAACCTGCTTAAGTAAGACTCTTCAATTCTTGATATGCCGGATTTTCCTGCAATCAAATTATTCCATGTCTGATTTAGATCTCCTAAGGAAGTGAGTGCAGTCATATCGACTATGCCAACTCTTCTACCTTTCATCATTTTTATCAGCTCCTCTCTTTTCAAGATTCCAACGGATAATATTAGCACCCCAAGTAAAACCTGCACCAAAACTTACAGTTACAATAATGTCACCTTTTTCTAATAATCCATGAGAATTTAATTCATGCAATGCAATCGGTATTGAAGCACTTGATGTATTACCGTATTCGGCAATATTAGAAAAAACCTTGTTACTTCCAAAAAAACCTAGACCTTTCGCATATGCGTCTATAATTCTCTGATTAGCCTGATGGGGAACAAAAAACTTCACATCGGTAACAGATATAGAATTTTTATCAAGAATATTTTGTGTTATACGAAAGGGAATATCTGTCGCAATCTTAAAAACTTCCCGACCGTCCATATGAACAAAATGAAGTTTTTTCTCTCCATAAAGTATAGCAGAACCACCGGCTGGAATTCTTAGTAAATGGTGTTTTTCTCCATCTGCACCCAATTGACTGTCTAATATACCGTAACCTTGTTCTACATGACCAATAATCAGAGCTCCTGCACCATCACCAAAAAGCGGATAAGTACCATCATCTTTTGGGTTTGTTATTCGTGTAAAAGCTTCAGCGCATATAAACAAAATATTACCGTCCTGTTTAGAATATTTGCATGCTATATCTAATCCGTAAGAGAAGCCAGAACAAACCGCCTGAATATCAAAACACGGTATGCCAGTAGTAATACCTAGTTTATCTTGTACAAGACATGCTGTTGACGGCCAAGGCATTTCCGGAGAAGAAGTTGCAACTAATATTAAACTTATATCAGCTTTATCTAAATTAGCATCTTTTAGCGCAGCTTCTGCTGCTAAGGCTGCTAAATCAGAAACCTGCTGATTTGAAGCTATAACTCTTCTCTTCCTAATACCAGTTCTTTTCTCAATCCAGCCAAAATTTTTCTTAAGTTCTTGCTCTATTGTAGAATTATTTACTATTTGATCCGGTAAATATACTCCTATTCCTAAAATTCCAACATTCAGAATAACCACCGCCTTGTTAATGTACATCCTCTAAGAGGTCAATTGATAATTTTATCAGAAAAATTTTGTTGTGCAAATCTTTTACATAAATTCCACACTAACCTGTTTGCCAATTATCAATTGATAATAAATCAAAAAGAATTAGTGTGAAATAAAAAAGCCGGTGTAAATACACTGGCTAATGAGTGAGCAGTAAAAAAGTATTAAAGCGAGTCTAATATATTAGGATTTTTATAAACAATTTCTGCCAAAGAATCTATTACGTGAAAACCACCATCAGCATGAAGCACTGAACCAGTTAATGATTTTAGATATCCTGACGCAAGCGCCACACAAACCCTACCTACTTCTTGTTGATCAACCACAAAAGGTGTCGCTAATTTATATGCTTTGAGCATATTATGAAAATCAGAAATGGCTTTTGCAGAAATAGTTTTAATTGGCGGTGCAGATATGCAAAAAATGGATATATTTTTTTCAATAAGCTCTACTGTATAACTACGAGTAAGCTGTTCCAAAGCGGCCTTTGCCACATCCATGGGGTGATAATTAGGTAAACATTTTTCGCCTCCCATGAATGATATTGATACATAAGAACTATTATCAGCCATCACTGGAAGTGTTGTTTTTATCACATTAAGTAAACTTAAAGCGCTTATTTCGATAGCCGGAATATAATCCATGCAATCCAGTTCTAATTTAGATTTTTTAAAAGCATCAATATTATTAACCCCTGCTAACGAGTGGACCACAAAATCAAGCTCTCTATTTTTCTTACTTAATGTATTTAAGAAATCTTGTATTGCTTGTTCTATCTCTGCCGGATTGGTTACATCACAGATGCCAATATAAGATGCCTTAAGCGAACCTTTCTCCTTCAATCTTTCAAGGTGAGCAATTCCCTCGGGATTTTTTCTAAAAACGGCAACTTTTGCGCCGCTTCTCGCTAACTCGTTAACTATCCCAGCACCTATACTTCTTTCATTACGAACTCCAAAGATTACAGCCCTTACATCCTTTAGGATTATCTCTTTCTTTGGCATATCAATCATCAACCCTTTCTCTGTATAGATTCGGCAAAACTAGAATAGATTTCATTCCAAACCATTTTGGGAATAACCAATCTAACAAAAAACCATTTCCAATCATTACAATATTTTTTGCTGGGGCTTTAATACCGAATTCCAAAAAAGCCTCCTGAAACTTAAAGGGTTTCCATCTTTGTCCATTACCCCTGCATAAACATTGGACTCCATCAATCCCGCAAATATCGGCAACTCTTAACATCTTATTTGTGTCTTTTGTGTTAGATAGAATATATACATTAAATAGATAGGTATCCTGCGCTCTTTTGATCCATCTTATTATTTCTGGTTTTATTCCTAAGTATTCCTTTGTTTCTTCATGTATAAGAGGTAATATTGTACAATTCAAATCTAGGATTATATCTCTAATACCATGCTGTAGAAGATTTCCAAAACTTATATCTGATATGGATTTTTTCGGAATCACATCATAACACCCCCATAGTTCTTATAGTACTAAGAAGAAAATCTTCATCAGAAAATCTTTGAGTAACAGATGAATTATTGTCATTTAGAACCATACCCACTGCTTCTATAGGCGATATTTCTTTATCCAAAACTTTTACCAATGTACTAATATATTTGGAATCTATAACTGTATTTAGGTATTTTGCGGCACCTATACCTTCAACTGTGCCAAGATCCAATATTATCTTTTCCATTGCTTCACCCTGGGCAAGCCTATAACCAAACTGCCAATTTCTGCCTTTTGGCGAAGACGAAAGACCTAAGTCTATCTTACCAACAAGCCCTTCAATTGTTCTTTTTCTAATACCTAATGCTTTAGCAATATCAACCATATCATCAGACCATTCATCAACAAATGCCCATCTGCTATTTTCTTCTCCTATAATTACCTTATCACCATTTGAGAAAGTATAACCTTTCATGCCTTCGCACATGCCGATCATTATAGCCCCAACATTTTTTAGAAGACCTGACAAGCATGCTCCATTTGGATCAAAAGACTTTTTAACTATAAGATAGCGAGTACTTAAAAGGGTTCTGATTATTCTATTTGCATCATTACTTGAACGTCTTGATGAAACTAAAATTTTCGTGAGTTCTTTTCTTGCAATCCCAATAGCAAAACCTACTACACTTGCTACAACTACTGACACTAAAGGATATGACCTAAACGATTTTTGGGCAAACTTATAAGGAGTTTCACCTGATTCACTGTCTGCTCCCTTACTAGTAATAACCAAAATAATTCTTTGCGCTTTAGTAATACTTGCTTTGATAAGTTCTATCGTTTCAACAATCGCAAAAGAAGGTACGGTAAGAATTATTATCCTTGCATCTGCCAATACACTGGGAAATTGATCATAAGTAAATGCAGAAACTTTACCGTAGGGAAACTGTATATCATTAAAATCTTTAACATACGCATTTGTATCCTGATTATTGATAGAAGAAGCTTTAAATTCGTCTCTTGTTAAAACTGATAATGAGTAACCTTTATGGCTTATAGCGTGAGTTAAGGCTGTACCCAAAGCACCTGCTCCTATAACTACTATTTCTTTTTTTCTCTGCTTTTTCCCTCTCATCTAATCCACCTCCAGTGCTTCAATCTCAACTTTATATTTTGACAAAATATATTCATTAATCCTCTCACGGTATACCCCCCACATTTCTTCCGGGAGTGTTCTGCCTATTTCACACATTACAATATCCATACATCTCTT
Proteins encoded in this window:
- a CDS encoding beta-ketoacyl-[acyl-carrier-protein] synthase II, translating into MMKGRRVGIVDMTALTSLGDLNQTWNNLIAGKSGISRIEESYLSRFNMNGPVVLCEDGSPQLTRVPYAVDDFKCQIAGQVKNVPIKIDIKDRESLAIIEVPGILGPKDIRRLDRFCHLAIPPLKQLNKDIINLFKPERVGVIAGSGTGGIISKEEGIDVLHTRGPNRVGPFHVPAGIINTLSFVVSDIFKVTGPNLATVTACASSLHATIAAYDKIVLGRIDACIVVGSEASIGPEGIAAFSNAGALSFRNDEPEKASRPFDIDRNGFVMSEGAEALFLVAIEAAERLGIPILTEIVGVGETGDAHNLTEPHPEGLGAAAAMQNAITMADINPKQVGYINTHGTSTDLGDVAEIKAIKRVFEHHAQNLYVSSTKSCTGHLLGAAGALELALCVKVLETNVIPPTINLDNIDPRCEGVRHIPNTAIEAERKIIYTMTNSFGFGGHNASVLVKKYKN
- a CDS encoding 3-oxoacyl-ACP synthase; this encodes MYINKAVVILNVGILGIGVYLPDQIVNNSTIEQELKKNFGWIEKRTGIRKRRVIASNQQVSDLAALAAEAALKDANLDKADISLILVATSSPEMPWPSTACLVQDKLGITTGIPCFDIQAVCSGFSYGLDIACKYSKQDGNILFICAEAFTRITNPKDDGTYPLFGDGAGALIIGHVEQGYGILDSQLGADGEKHHLLRIPAGGSAILYGEKKLHFVHMDGREVFKIATDIPFRITQNILDKNSISVTDVKFFVPHQANQRIIDAYAKGLGFFGSNKVFSNIAEYGNTSSASIPIALHELNSHGLLEKGDIIVTVSFGAGFTWGANIIRWNLEKRGADKNDER